In Geopsychrobacter electrodiphilus DSM 16401, a single window of DNA contains:
- a CDS encoding YgjP-like metallopeptidase domain-containing protein — protein MKELTYLAGYPEQVCLQIRQLLHEGRLGEVLLKRHPAAHEIKTDRALYDYTLDIKNQFLRKAAPLSKVVFDTRINLTHQALGLHSFVSRVQGGKLKAKSEIRIGAVFKIAPLAFLRMIVVHELAHLKEKEHNKAFYNLCFHMEPAYPQLEFDVRLYLTHLELCGPLY, from the coding sequence ATGAAAGAGTTAACCTATCTGGCCGGTTACCCGGAGCAGGTCTGTCTGCAGATCCGGCAACTGCTCCATGAAGGGCGGCTGGGGGAAGTGCTGCTCAAGCGCCATCCGGCAGCGCATGAGATCAAGACCGACCGGGCGCTCTACGATTACACGCTGGATATTAAAAATCAGTTCCTGCGCAAGGCCGCCCCGCTCTCCAAGGTGGTCTTTGACACCAGGATCAACCTGACCCATCAGGCACTCGGGCTGCATAGTTTTGTCTCGCGCGTGCAGGGTGGCAAGCTCAAGGCGAAGAGCGAAATCCGCATCGGTGCAGTGTTTAAGATCGCGCCATTGGCGTTTTTACGCATGATCGTGGTCCACGAACTGGCGCACTTAAAAGAGAAGGAGCACAACAAGGCCTTTTATAATCTGTGTTTCCACATGGAACCCGCCTATCCCCAATTAGAGTTCGATGTCCGACTCTATCTGACCCATCTCGAACTCTGTGGTCCCCTCTACTAA
- a CDS encoding DEAD/DEAH box helicase, which translates to MSFDSLGLCAELLKAIADQGYTTPTPIQTQAIPVVFEGVDLLAGAQTGTGKTAAFALPIVQRLSETIPEGKRRRPRALVLVPTRELAAQVSDQMQMYGRRLSLRSTMIYGGINIQAQIERLHRGVDIVVATPGRLLDHAERATINLSKVEFLVLDEADRMLDLGFIDDILKVAEYLPTKRQTLLFSATYAPNIKQLADELLNQPRRIEVARSNLAADAVTQIVYPVERRKKREVLADLIQQGNWDQVLVFCRTRYGADKLTEELLYDGINASAIHSNKSQSIRTRTLAQFKQGELRVLVATDVAARGLDIANLPQVVNYELPQVPEDYVHRIGRTGRAGEKGVAVSLVCQEELPRLQAIEKLLRYAIPKETLSAFPKVKLDPSIRSKPAQTAKPAVKTERGTNRPAKSSASGGRTSAKASKSTGKVERSSGRAVGRTLTPAVKPERATTKSGQAPAKRAKPGSGEIKTAKGPAKVQKSTKSRTVGQKKKPGAGTAGKPAVKTGRRGSRS; encoded by the coding sequence ATGTCTTTTGATTCTCTTGGCCTCTGTGCCGAACTGTTGAAGGCGATTGCCGATCAGGGATACACCACTCCGACCCCGATCCAGACCCAGGCGATCCCGGTGGTTTTTGAGGGGGTAGACCTGCTGGCCGGGGCGCAGACCGGCACCGGAAAAACCGCGGCCTTTGCTCTGCCGATTGTGCAGCGCTTAAGCGAAACCATTCCCGAAGGGAAACGTCGGCGGCCGCGGGCGCTGGTGCTGGTGCCGACGCGGGAGCTGGCGGCTCAGGTCAGTGACCAGATGCAGATGTACGGCCGTCGGCTGTCATTGCGCTCGACCATGATCTACGGCGGGATCAACATTCAGGCGCAGATTGAGCGGTTGCATCGCGGCGTAGATATCGTGGTGGCGACCCCGGGACGCCTGCTCGATCACGCCGAACGCGCGACGATTAATCTCTCAAAAGTTGAATTTCTGGTGCTGGATGAGGCCGACCGTATGCTCGATCTGGGCTTCATCGACGACATCCTCAAGGTCGCCGAGTACCTGCCGACGAAACGTCAGACCCTGCTCTTTTCGGCGACCTACGCGCCGAATATCAAGCAGCTGGCCGACGAACTGCTCAACCAGCCGCGGCGGATCGAAGTGGCGCGCAGTAACCTGGCTGCTGACGCCGTGACCCAGATTGTCTACCCGGTTGAGCGCCGCAAAAAGCGAGAAGTGCTGGCCGATCTGATCCAGCAGGGGAACTGGGACCAGGTGCTGGTTTTTTGCCGCACGCGTTATGGCGCGGACAAGCTGACCGAAGAGTTGTTGTACGATGGCATTAACGCCTCGGCCATCCACAGTAACAAGAGTCAGTCGATCCGCACCCGCACTCTGGCCCAATTTAAACAGGGAGAGCTGCGGGTCCTGGTCGCGACCGACGTCGCCGCGCGCGGCCTCGATATCGCCAATCTGCCGCAGGTGGTCAATTACGAATTGCCGCAGGTGCCGGAAGACTATGTCCATCGCATCGGCCGCACCGGGCGTGCCGGCGAGAAGGGGGTTGCGGTCTCGCTGGTCTGTCAGGAAGAGTTGCCGCGTCTGCAGGCGATTGAAAAACTGCTGAGATACGCGATCCCCAAAGAGACCCTGAGCGCATTTCCCAAGGTCAAGCTCGATCCCTCTATCAGATCCAAACCTGCTCAAACGGCGAAACCGGCGGTCAAAACCGAACGGGGCACGAACCGGCCAGCGAAAAGCTCTGCTTCAGGCGGAAGAACTTCCGCAAAGGCTTCGAAATCGACGGGTAAGGTTGAGCGAAGCTCGGGACGCGCAGTGGGCCGCACACTAACGCCTGCCGTTAAGCCAGAGCGTGCGACGACTAAATCAGGGCAAGCGCCGGCCAAGAGAGCTAAGCCCGGCAGCGGAGAAATAAAAACCGCTAAAGGCCCGGCTAAGGTGCAGAAATCGACAAAGAGTCGGACGGTCGGGCAGAAAAAAAAACCGGGAGCCGGGACCGCCGGTAAGCCGGCAGTCAAAACCGGCCGCCGCGGGAGCAGATCCTAG
- a CDS encoding DNA ligase codes for MRTSIHQKRTTLARTPLILLALCLGGGLLSAASAAATDLMLPQVYQERVEVSGWLMSEKLDGVRASWDGHQLRSKQGNLFHPPAAFIQGLPPFPLEGELWGGRGSFEQTVGIVRREKPCADWLKLKFAIFDLPETTNDFTTRMRKAKDWFDQHPSSHAFLIPQILVRDRDHLRHELDRIERLGGEGLIVRQPHALYTPGRSAEILKVKSYQDAEARVIAQLPGKGRNQGRMGALLVELDDGTRFKIGSGFSDAERESPPAPGTLITYKYYGRFQSGLPKFPSFLRIRSDQNL; via the coding sequence ATGCGAACATCGATCCATCAGAAGCGAACAACACTGGCGCGCACACCACTCATCTTGCTGGCGCTCTGTCTGGGTGGCGGACTGCTATCTGCGGCCAGCGCGGCGGCGACCGACCTGATGTTGCCGCAGGTCTATCAGGAGCGGGTCGAGGTCAGCGGATGGCTGATGAGTGAAAAACTCGACGGGGTCCGCGCCAGCTGGGACGGACATCAGCTGCGCTCGAAGCAGGGCAACCTTTTTCATCCCCCGGCGGCGTTTATTCAGGGGCTACCCCCCTTCCCGCTGGAAGGTGAACTCTGGGGCGGACGCGGCAGCTTCGAACAGACCGTCGGCATCGTCCGCCGCGAGAAGCCCTGTGCTGACTGGCTCAAGCTCAAGTTCGCGATCTTCGACCTGCCCGAAACAACTAATGATTTCACCACCCGGATGCGCAAGGCCAAAGACTGGTTCGACCAGCATCCCTCCAGCCATGCCTTTCTCATCCCCCAGATTCTGGTGCGCGATCGCGATCACCTGCGTCACGAACTGGACCGCATCGAGCGGCTTGGCGGCGAAGGCCTGATCGTGCGTCAGCCGCACGCGCTCTACACCCCGGGACGCAGCGCCGAAATTCTCAAGGTCAAAAGTTATCAGGATGCTGAGGCCAGGGTTATTGCGCAGCTCCCCGGCAAAGGGAGAAATCAGGGTCGAATGGGGGCTTTACTGGTTGAATTGGACGATGGCACCAGGTTCAAAATCGGCAGCGGCTTCAGCGACGCAGAACGCGAATCGCCACCGGCGCCCGGCACGCTGATCACCTATAAATATTACGGCAGGTTCCAGTCAGGGTTGCCGAAGTTCCCGTCGTTTCTGCGTATCCGCAGCGATCAGAACCTTTAG
- a CDS encoding ATP-binding protein, whose amino-acid sequence MSSFTGLFNNAILLLAMGVIYDALGIHNLRRSIVRDILSGLLIGLVGIGVMLTPWSLAPGIFFDTRSVLLSLCALFFGLRPTLIAVAMTLALRAFQGGAGVYVGSLVIVSSAAIGLAWRQLELAHNGKLSWWNLYLFGMLVQVATLTCMLLLPAMVRFKVLAAITPPGLLIFPIGTMLLGLVLRRQNERRTAEKALTEHRHLLDRERGLLRGLIDSIPDAIFFKNTKGQYLGCNQAFDQRSGLSEQDIIGKTALELFDPQTAARINRQDQQVYTCSEPFSADDWIKFPDGQLHLMSTLRVQFRGLDGTLYGLAGISRDITERTHAAEERARLEDQLQQSQKIESIGLLAGGLAHDFNNILAGLYGNISLAKNKLTRTLPEHPGLRYLNAAEKSLGRATSLTNQLLTFAKGGVPVKEILALDSLIEDVVQFSLSGSKVIPQISQPDHLWLVDVDQGQMQQVFGNLTINAKQAMPEGGLLRITLENTELPGNCLPDLSGGKYVRITLTDNGSGIQQEHLEQVFSPYFTTKPSGRGLGLATVYSIIRKHLGHISVVSQLGQGTTFILYLPAAKSQELPQKTVPINTTPPQQISRILVMDDEEAIRDITQDLLEEAGFAVETAPDAKLALALYGQALEAGRPFDLVILDLTIPGGMGGLEVIKEILTLHPQASAIVSSGYADDPVMANYADYGFKGVVAKPYELRTLTDVVCQVLHRTPGRFEDVG is encoded by the coding sequence ATGAGCAGTTTCACCGGTCTGTTTAACAACGCGATCCTCCTGCTGGCCATGGGTGTTATTTACGATGCCCTGGGCATACATAACCTCCGGCGCTCCATCGTGCGCGATATTCTATCGGGGCTGCTCATCGGTCTGGTCGGCATCGGGGTGATGCTGACCCCCTGGTCACTGGCACCGGGGATCTTTTTCGATACCCGCTCGGTGTTACTCAGCCTGTGTGCACTGTTTTTCGGTTTACGTCCCACCCTGATTGCGGTGGCGATGACCCTGGCCCTGCGTGCGTTTCAAGGCGGAGCGGGGGTCTACGTCGGTTCACTGGTGATTGTGTCCTCTGCCGCCATCGGCCTCGCCTGGCGCCAGTTGGAACTTGCCCACAACGGGAAATTGAGCTGGTGGAACCTCTATCTCTTCGGCATGCTGGTTCAGGTAGCTACTCTGACCTGCATGTTGCTGTTGCCCGCCATGGTGCGTTTCAAAGTTCTGGCAGCCATAACCCCTCCGGGACTGCTGATCTTTCCGATCGGGACCATGTTGCTGGGATTGGTCCTTCGCCGTCAGAACGAGCGTAGAACGGCGGAGAAGGCACTGACCGAGCATCGTCATCTACTTGACCGTGAACGCGGACTGTTGCGCGGCCTGATCGATTCAATCCCGGACGCCATATTTTTCAAAAACACCAAAGGTCAATATCTGGGGTGTAATCAGGCCTTTGACCAACGATCCGGGCTCTCTGAGCAGGATATTATCGGCAAGACCGCGCTGGAACTTTTCGATCCACAAACGGCGGCAAGGATCAATCGACAGGACCAGCAGGTCTATACCTGCAGTGAGCCATTCAGCGCAGATGATTGGATAAAATTTCCAGATGGTCAGCTGCACCTGATGAGCACTCTCAGGGTCCAATTTCGTGGCCTGGATGGCACCCTCTACGGCTTGGCCGGCATCAGTCGCGATATTACCGAACGCACCCACGCTGCTGAAGAGCGTGCCAGACTCGAAGACCAGCTCCAGCAGTCCCAGAAAATTGAATCGATCGGCCTGCTGGCAGGCGGCCTCGCCCACGATTTCAACAATATTCTGGCCGGCCTCTATGGCAATATCTCCCTCGCTAAAAACAAGCTGACCAGGACCCTGCCCGAACATCCCGGTCTCCGCTACCTCAATGCGGCCGAAAAATCGCTGGGACGTGCCACCTCCCTGACCAATCAGCTGCTGACCTTTGCCAAGGGTGGAGTCCCGGTTAAAGAGATTCTGGCCCTGGACAGTCTGATTGAAGACGTTGTGCAGTTCAGTCTGTCCGGCAGTAAGGTCATCCCGCAGATCTCCCAACCCGATCACCTGTGGCTGGTTGATGTCGATCAGGGGCAGATGCAGCAGGTTTTCGGCAACCTGACTATCAATGCCAAACAGGCCATGCCCGAGGGTGGATTGTTGCGGATTACCCTGGAAAACACGGAACTCCCGGGCAACTGTCTGCCAGACCTCAGCGGGGGGAAATATGTCCGGATCACGCTGACGGATAATGGCAGCGGCATCCAGCAGGAGCATCTTGAGCAGGTCTTCTCCCCCTACTTCACCACCAAACCATCCGGCAGAGGACTGGGCCTCGCCACCGTCTATTCAATCATCAGAAAACATCTCGGGCATATCAGCGTCGTTTCTCAACTCGGCCAGGGAACCACTTTTATTCTCTATCTGCCCGCCGCCAAGAGTCAGGAGCTGCCACAGAAAACAGTGCCCATAAACACCACCCCCCCACAGCAAATTTCCAGGATTCTGGTCATGGATGATGAAGAAGCGATCCGTGACATCACACAGGACCTGTTGGAAGAAGCCGGCTTTGCGGTCGAAACTGCGCCCGATGCCAAATTGGCCCTCGCTTTATATGGTCAGGCGTTGGAGGCCGGGAGACCATTTGATCTGGTCATTCTGGACTTGACTATCCCCGGCGGAATGGGGGGATTGGAGGTCATCAAGGAGATTCTGACACTTCACCCGCAAGCGAGCGCCATTGTGTCGAGTGGTTATGCCGATGATCCGGTGATGGCGAATTATGCAGACTACGGTTTCAAGGGCGTGGTGGCGAAGCCTTACGAACTCAGGACACTGACCGACGTTGTGTGCCAGGTTTTGCACAGAACACCAGGGAGATTTGAAGATGTGGGATGA
- a CDS encoding YigZ family protein, which translates to MSSPAPRYPIAAQRSRCEIEVERSRFIATLQEVCSAEDAQAFVAELKAEFPDASHNCWAYLVGPPGSSDRIGLSDDGEPHGVAGRPLLTCLQHSGLGDIAVVVTRYFGGIKLGKGGMVKAYTLAVQTALDQLPRAERVDWCELRVTFDYALVTPLERRLMEFEAEPLATDYAEKVSFRLRLPRERAEEFRQIFEDLTAGQGSLRVL; encoded by the coding sequence ATGTCATCCCCGGCTCCCCGCTACCCGATCGCGGCGCAACGCTCACGCTGCGAGATTGAAGTCGAACGCAGCCGCTTTATCGCCACGCTGCAAGAGGTATGTTCTGCTGAAGATGCGCAGGCTTTTGTTGCCGAGCTCAAAGCCGAGTTTCCCGACGCCAGCCACAATTGCTGGGCTTATCTGGTCGGCCCTCCCGGCAGCAGCGACCGCATCGGCCTGAGCGACGACGGCGAACCCCACGGGGTCGCGGGACGCCCGCTGCTGACCTGCCTGCAGCACAGCGGACTGGGTGATATCGCGGTGGTGGTGACACGCTATTTCGGCGGGATCAAACTCGGCAAAGGCGGGATGGTCAAGGCCTATACTTTAGCGGTGCAGACCGCCCTCGATCAACTGCCGCGTGCTGAACGGGTCGACTGGTGCGAGCTGCGGGTGACCTTCGACTACGCGCTGGTGACACCCCTGGAGCGGCGCCTGATGGAGTTCGAAGCGGAGCCGCTCGCCACAGACTATGCGGAGAAGGTCAGTTTTCGGTTGAGGCTTCCCCGGGAACGGGCAGAAGAATTTCGCCAGATATTTGAAGATTTGACCGCCGGGCAAGGCAGCCTGAGGGTTTTATGA
- a CDS encoding RluA family pseudouridine synthase translates to MDHQHHGKRPPQKRGPRGLILLHEDKDLLVIDKPAGLLTVGTDRDKTRTAHYLLNDYVRKGNPKSRNRVYVVHRLDQDTSGLLLFAKSEQAKKFLQDNWEQTDKHYLAIVQGRLSEKEGLISSYLVENAAQRVYSISDAAQGKLGRTAFKVVQEGPGFSLLDVHLLTGRKHQIRVHFAENGHPVLGDKKYGRDDHPAKRLALHARSIAFIHPFHGRKMFFDTGMPDDFIRLFGVKNGKE, encoded by the coding sequence ATGGATCATCAGCATCACGGCAAACGTCCGCCGCAAAAACGTGGTCCACGAGGCCTTATCCTCCTGCATGAGGATAAGGATCTTCTGGTGATTGATAAGCCGGCCGGTCTGCTGACCGTGGGCACCGACCGCGACAAGACCCGCACCGCGCACTATCTGCTCAACGACTATGTGCGCAAGGGGAATCCCAAGTCGCGCAACCGGGTCTATGTCGTCCATCGTCTCGATCAGGATACATCAGGCCTGCTGCTGTTCGCCAAGAGCGAGCAGGCCAAGAAGTTTCTGCAGGATAACTGGGAACAGACCGACAAGCATTACCTGGCCATCGTTCAGGGGCGGCTGAGTGAAAAAGAGGGGCTGATCTCCAGCTATCTGGTCGAAAATGCCGCTCAGCGGGTGTATTCAATCTCGGATGCGGCGCAGGGGAAACTCGGCAGGACCGCCTTCAAGGTGGTGCAGGAGGGGCCGGGATTCAGTCTGCTTGATGTCCATCTGTTGACCGGGCGCAAACATCAGATCCGGGTCCACTTTGCTGAAAACGGGCATCCGGTGCTGGGCGACAAGAAATATGGCCGCGATGATCACCCTGCCAAACGGTTGGCCTTGCACGCCCGCTCAATCGCGTTTATTCACCCCTTCCATGGGCGTAAGATGTTCTTCGATACCGGAATGCCGGACGATTTTATCCGGCTGTTCGGGGTCAAAAACGGAAAAGAGTAG
- a CDS encoding SAM-dependent methyltransferase has translation MWDERYQAEEFVYGTEPNAFLREAGSQLTPGRVLCLAEGEGRNAVFLAEQGHTVTAVDASAVGLKKAQRLAIERGVQIRTEVADLSVYKIEEEGWDTIVSIFCHLPKVIRTTLHKNISKGLTPGGLFILEAYTPAQLAFGTGGPPVKELMLTLTELRQDLADLDLEHALETERDVIEGSLHTGRGAVVQLIARKPGA, from the coding sequence ATGTGGGATGAACGTTATCAGGCTGAAGAATTTGTCTACGGCACCGAGCCGAACGCATTCCTGCGTGAAGCCGGCAGCCAACTGACTCCGGGCAGAGTCCTCTGCCTCGCCGAGGGGGAAGGACGTAACGCGGTGTTTCTGGCCGAACAGGGCCATACGGTGACAGCAGTCGACGCGTCAGCGGTCGGGCTGAAAAAGGCCCAACGCCTGGCGATCGAACGCGGGGTTCAGATCAGAACCGAGGTCGCCGATCTGTCAGTGTACAAAATTGAGGAAGAGGGTTGGGACACGATTGTTTCAATTTTCTGCCACTTGCCCAAGGTAATCAGAACAACACTTCATAAAAATATCTCTAAGGGCTTAACACCGGGAGGCCTGTTTATTCTTGAGGCCTATACCCCGGCCCAGCTTGCGTTCGGCACGGGCGGCCCACCGGTCAAAGAGTTGATGCTAACCCTGACTGAGCTGCGGCAAGACCTGGCCGACCTCGACCTGGAACATGCGCTGGAGACCGAACGCGACGTGATCGAGGGCTCGCTCCACACCGGCCGCGGAGCTGTCGTCCAACTCATCGCACGTAAACCAGGCGCTTAA
- a CDS encoding beta-ketoacyl-ACP synthase III yields MSKKPQVMILGTGRAVPEKILTNADLEQIVDTSDEWIVARTGIRQRHVAEPGSALSDLVTEAARNALQNAGVTADEVDLIILGTVSGDMQFPATACIVQEKLGAKNAVAFDLSAACSGFLYGLQVAEGMMVASGYRRVLVIGGEVLTSMVNWQDRDTCVLFGDGAGAVLLGPSTDGRGLLQTFLGSNGAHSNLLYNAGGGCLNPPSAANLAAQVYAIRMEGKEVFRHAVSSMVGALTKVLERAGLTEKDLDLLIPHQANLRIIEAVTKRFKVPMEKVYVNVDRYGNTSSASIPIALDELRRDAGLKDGALVGMVTFGAGFTWAAALLRV; encoded by the coding sequence ATGTCAAAAAAACCGCAGGTCATGATACTGGGCACCGGTCGCGCTGTACCGGAAAAGATTCTCACCAATGCCGATCTGGAACAGATCGTTGACACCTCCGATGAATGGATCGTCGCGCGGACGGGCATCAGGCAGCGGCATGTCGCCGAGCCGGGGAGCGCACTTTCGGATCTGGTGACCGAAGCCGCGCGCAATGCCCTGCAGAACGCCGGCGTAACAGCCGACGAGGTCGATCTGATCATCCTCGGGACCGTGAGCGGGGATATGCAGTTTCCCGCGACGGCTTGTATTGTTCAGGAGAAACTGGGGGCGAAAAATGCCGTGGCTTTTGATCTTTCGGCCGCCTGTTCCGGGTTTCTCTATGGTTTGCAAGTGGCCGAGGGGATGATGGTCGCGTCCGGTTACCGGCGGGTGCTGGTGATCGGTGGTGAGGTGCTCACCTCCATGGTCAACTGGCAGGATCGCGATACCTGCGTGCTGTTCGGGGATGGGGCCGGAGCTGTGCTCCTCGGGCCTTCTACTGACGGGCGAGGACTTTTGCAGACCTTTCTGGGCAGTAACGGTGCCCATAGCAATCTGCTCTATAATGCCGGTGGTGGTTGTCTCAATCCGCCCAGCGCCGCGAATCTCGCTGCGCAAGTGTACGCTATCCGCATGGAAGGCAAAGAGGTCTTCCGTCATGCGGTGTCATCCATGGTCGGCGCCTTGACCAAGGTGCTCGAGCGGGCGGGGCTTACGGAGAAGGATCTCGATCTGTTGATCCCGCACCAGGCCAATCTGCGCATTATTGAGGCTGTAACCAAGCGCTTCAAGGTTCCGATGGAGAAGGTCTACGTCAACGTCGATCGCTACGGCAATACCTCCTCCGCTTCGATCCCCATCGCCCTTGACGAGCTCCGCCGTGACGCCGGACTCAAGGACGGTGCACTGGTCGGAATGGTCACCTTCGGCGCCGGGTTCACCTGGGCGGCAGCGCTGTTGCGGGTATAA